The Salvelinus sp. IW2-2015 linkage group LG6.2, ASM291031v2, whole genome shotgun sequence genome window below encodes:
- the LOC111965634 gene encoding tubulin beta-4B chain, whose amino-acid sequence MREIVHLQAGQCGNQIGAKFWEVISDEHGIDPTGSYNGDSDLQLERINVYYNEASGGKYVPRAVLVDLEPGTMDSVRSGPFGQIFRPDNFVFGQSGAGNNWAKGHYTEGAELVDSVLDVVRKEAESCDCLQGFQLTHSLGGGTGSGMGTLLISKIREEYPDRIMNTFSVVPSPKVSDTVVEPYNATLSVHQLVENTDETYCIDNEALYDICFRTLKLTTPTYGDLNHLVSATMSGVTTCLRFPGQLNADLRKLAVNMVPFPRLHFFMPGFAPLTSRGSQQYRALTVPELTQQMFDSKNMMAACDPRHGRYLTVAAVFRGRMSMKEVDEQMLNVQNKNSSYFVEWIPNNVKTAVCDIPPRGLKMAATFIGNSTAIQELFKRISEQFTAMFRRKAFLHWYTGEGMDEMEFTEAESNMNDLVSEYQQYQDATAEEEGEFEEEGEEELA is encoded by the exons ATGAGAGAGATTGTTCATTTACAAGCAGGGCAGTGCGGTAATCAAATTGGCGCAAAG TTCTGGGAGGTGATTAGTGATGAGCATGGCATTGACCCCACTGGAAGTTACAACGGGGACAGTGATCTTCAGCTGGAAAGAATTAATGTGTACTACAATGAAGCTTCAG GTGGAAAGTATGTGCCACGCGCAGTACTTGTSGACTTGGAGCCTGGGACCATGGACTCTGTGAGGTCCGGACCATTCGGTCAAATCTTCAGGCCTGACAACTTTGTCTTCG GTCAGAGTGGAGCAGGTAACAACTGGGCCAAGGGCCACTACACTGAGGGTGCAGAGCTGGTTGACTCTGTCTTGGATGTGGTGAGGAAAGAggctgagagctgtgactgcctGCAGGGCTTCCAGCTCACCCACTCCCTGGGAGGTGGAACCGGCTCTGGCATGGGCACCCTGCTCATCAGCAAGATCCGTGAAGAGTACCCCGACCGCATCATGAACACTTTCAGCGTGGTGCCCTCCCCAAAAGTGTCAGACACTGTGGTCGAGCCCTACAATGCCACCCTCTCAGTCCACCAGCTGGTAGAGAACACAGACGAGACCTACTGTATCGACAACGAGGCGCTCTACGACATCTGCTTCCGTACCCTCAAACTCACCACGCCCACCTACGGAGACCTCAACCACCTGGTGTCTGCAACCATGAGTGGGGTCACCACCTGTCTCCGCTTCCCCGGCCAGCTCAACGCTGACCTGCGCAAACTGGCAGTCAACATGGTGCCCTTCCCCCGTCTCCACTTCTTCATGCCTGGCTTTGCCCCCCTCACCAGCAGGGGCAGCCAGCAGTACAGAGCCCTGACGGTTCCAGAGCTCACTCAGCAGATGTTTGACTCGAAGAACATGATGGCCGCCTGCGACCCTCGTCACGGCCGCTACCTCACCGTGGCTGCAGTCTTCCGCGGGCGCATGTCCATGAAAGAGGTGGACGAGCAAATGCTGAACGTACAGAACAAGAACAGCAGCTACTTCGTTGAATGGATCCCCAACAACGTCAAGACTGCAGTCTGTGACATTCCTCCCCGTGGCCTCAAGATGGCTGCCACCTTCATTGGAAACAGTACTGCCATCCAGGAGCTGTTCAAGCGCATCTCTGAGCAGTTCACAGCTATGTTCCGACGTAAGGCTTTCCTCCATTGGTACACAGGAGAAGGCATGGATGAGATGGAGTTCACTGAGGCAGAGAGCAACATGAACGACCTGGTGTCTGAGTACCAGCAGTACCAAGACGccactgcagaggaggagggcGAGTTtgaagaggagggtgaagaggagtTGGCTTAA